CATATTTTTTTCCTTGCTTACATGCATCAACTAAATCTAAACCTAAAGCAACATAAGCCGCTATAGCAGAAGACAGTATACAGCCAGACCCATGTTTCTCCCAAAGCTGCTTATTGGAGTTAAGTATTGGGGTTTTTATCTTTTTTTCAAATAACAGATCGATACCAAAATGCTTTTCATTATGTCCTCCTTTCAATAAAATATTTCCATATACCGACCAGAGCTCAGCTGCCTCTTCAGTATCCTCATTGCCACTCAACCATCTCATTTCATTATTATTTGGAGTGAGTAAATAAAGTTCCGATAATATGCTTTGCCATTTTTGCTTCGGCATATCGTCTTGGAACCGAAAACCTGAAGAACTTTTAATAACCGGATCGACAATAAGTCTGATCGTCGGATCCCTTTTTTTGAGTTGCTTTATAATTTGGCAAAGAACCTCTGTTGACTCTACAATCCCAATTTTACATACAGATATATCATATTTATTTAACAGGATATCAATATTTTCTATAATCTCATTTAAAGAAATCCAGGAGATGGAGTATATCTTTTCATGATCCTGATGTGTTAAAGCGCTAACAATACCAAAAGCGTATACTTTTAACGCTTCTAATGTTTTCACATCAGCTAATATCCCTGCTCCGGCACTCGGGTCAAAGCCCGAAATCACTAAAACATGTGGCCTTTTATCTTCGGTCATTTCCATAAATTTTTAAATGCGTTAAGGGCTTGTTTAGGTTCCTGCCATATATAGCCCAGAAATGCAGCTCCCTTAAATCCATACTGCTCCAGTGTCTTATAATTACAGCTACTTAATCCTCCTAATCCTATAATATTAAATTGGTTAATAACATTATTTAAAGATCTACTATAATTAAATTCAGTTAAATAGTCCGGTTTAGAAATACTATTAAACACCGGACCAAATAAGGCATAATGAAAGGTTGCGATTTCTTCTATGTCTTTCAATTGATGCAAAGAAGAGCTTAATGTAAACCCGTCTGCTTTTAGTTTTAAAAGCGTTTCACGACACAACACACGTCTGTTCTTCTCAGGAAAATGCAATCTCTTTATCTCAAAATGCACCGCAAGCTCATGTTGCTCATGCAGAACTATACGAGATAAATATTGCGGCCTAATCTTTTCAAAAAAGGCTCCAACCTTATTTTGCTGAAGTCCAGGTTTACGAAAATGAAATAATTCCAATCCCTCGTCAAAAAGGGCATTCACTATATCCGATTCACCTGTAAATAATTCCGGAGAAGAAATGACGATAATTTTCATACCTACAAATAGATTTCGCTTCCCTTGTCTTTAAACTGCTCCGATTTCTCCGCCATTCCCGCTTCCAAGGCTTCGTTGTCTTCTAACCCCTGCTCTTTTGCATAAGTACGTACATCCTGTGTTATTTTCATTGAGCAGAAATTTGGGCCGCACATAGAACAGAAATGGGCAATTTTAGCTCCATCTGCAGGTAAAGTCTCATCGTGAAATTCCCTTGCTGTGTCGGGGTCGAGAGAAAGGTTAAACTGATCTTCCCATCTAAACTCAAACCTAGCTTTACTTAAGGCATTATCTCTATATTGTGCTCCTGGATGTCCCTTAGCCAGATCTGCGGCATGTGCAGCTATCTTATAGGTAATCACCCCATCTTTAACATCTTTTTTATTTGGTAACCCCAAATGTTCTTTAGGAGTCACATAACACAACATGGCAGTTCCGTACCATCCAATCATCGCTGCACCTATTGCCGAAGTGATATGATCATAACCGGGGGCGATATCCGTGGTTAATGGCCCTAAAGTATAGAAAGGAGCTTCTTCACAATATTGCAATTGCTTCTCCATATTCTCTT
This genomic interval from Pseudopedobacter saltans DSM 12145 contains the following:
- a CDS encoding hydroxymethylpyrimidine/phosphomethylpyrimidine kinase translates to MTEDKRPHVLVISGFDPSAGAGILADVKTLEALKVYAFGIVSALTHQDHEKIYSISWISLNEIIENIDILLNKYDISVCKIGIVESTEVLCQIIKQLKKRDPTIRLIVDPVIKSSSGFRFQDDMPKQKWQSILSELYLLTPNNNEMRWLSGNEDTEEAAELWSVYGNILLKGGHNEKHFGIDLLFEKKIKTPILNSNKQLWEKHGSGCILSSAIAAYVALGLDLVDACKQGKKYVEKALSSNSTLLAYH
- a CDS encoding thiamine phosphate synthase — translated: MKIIVISSPELFTGESDIVNALFDEGLELFHFRKPGLQQNKVGAFFEKIRPQYLSRIVLHEQHELAVHFEIKRLHFPEKNRRVLCRETLLKLKADGFTLSSSLHQLKDIEEIATFHYALFGPVFNSISKPDYLTEFNYSRSLNNVINQFNIIGLGGLSSCNYKTLEQYGFKGAAFLGYIWQEPKQALNAFKNLWK